GCCTTGCCCAGCTCGCGGGCCGCGCGGCCCATCAAGTTCGCTTGGTCCGCCGTCAGCTGCATGCCGGAGCCGAGCAACCTCGTCGTGCTCTGCATGGCCTGCATGTCGTCGATGGTGCCCTTGATGCCCGCGAGCAGCCCTCCGCGCAACGCGTCGCCTGTCGTGCCCGCCGACTCCGCCAGGCGATCAAAGGCGTTCTCCACGCCGATAATCTTGGAGCCTTCCTCGCCGAGCGCGACGACGCTGATCGTCAGGCCGATGATCGCGGCGGCGGCGACGCCGACACCGATCGCCATCGCCCCCATCGCGCCCTCGAACTCGTCGGCGAAGTGCTTGACGTGGTTCGCGATCTCGGTCAGGTGATCAGTGAGCTGATCCTCGATCGCGATCTGGCCTGTGAGCGTCCCGATGTCCACTAGCTGGTCACCCCGTCAGCGTTGTACGCCGCAGCGATCATGTAGGCCACCTTCTGCATCTCCTGCCATGTCTTCTTGCGTTCCGGTTTTGCGTCGTCGAACTTCAGCAAGAAGTCCTGGAGCGTGTACGCCTTCTGCTTCGGACCGCGATTCACGTTCGCGATCACCTGCACGATCTGCGCGGAACGAAAGTCGGCGCGAAGTTCCCTGTCGAACGTGAACGGCTCAATCTCGGCGAAGTGCATCCAATCGCGAAACTGCCTCGCCGTCATCGTTCGAAGCAGTCCGTCGACGTCCGCCGTTCCGGTCGTCAGCGCGAGACGATACGCGAAACGGCGGCTGGCACTTCGCCTCAGGCGTTTTTTGCCTTCTCCGCGTCCTTGACGACCATGCCGTTCAGCGCCAGAATCTCCTTGACAATGCGCTCGGTGACCTTGTGTGATTTCAGTCGGAAGACGGCGATGTTCTTCGAGTCAGAAGCAAACCGCTCGTTCTTGCTGTTCACGAGGCTCTTGCAGATAAGGCGCAAGCCAGCCGTGCGCTTCGCCTCGCCCTCGTTGGCCTCTGACCATTCGATCAGATCGCCAGCCGTCAGCGAGCCGATGCGGAATGGCTTGTTCTTCGTGAAGCCCTCGATGGTCACGAACTCAACGTCGTCTGACGACAGGATTTCGTCCATCGAGTCAATCTGGGTCAATGCTGCTTCAGTCATCGCTTCTGCTCCTTCTGTTTGTCGAAATCGCATGACACGACGGTCTTGCCCGCGTCGTTCATGATGTAAACCTTACCCGTCATGATCTTCTCGTGCGTGGCGAATACCAGCGAGCCGTCGACCGTTCGTTCAAGGGACTCGACTTGGAACACGCGTTCGCTTCCGTCCGCCTCCACGTGCCTGACCGTCATCATGCTGCTCCTCCTTCTGAATCGGGGCGGTCTCTTCCTACGCTGCTTCCTCTGAGACCGCCAGAGCGGGAAGCAGCGCTGCGTGGGGCAGCTTTAGCCGACGACGATGCCGCCGATCACCATCTTGCCGGTCGGACGGATCGTCACCTCGACGGACATCAGCCCGTCGACCGGCGACATGTTCTTGAAGTGAGACACCTGGCCGCTCATCACCCAGACGATGCCGTCCGGGAACGTGATCCGGTAGCCGTCGACCGGCGGCGGCTCGGTGATCATCGCCTTGAGGAGACCGGTCAGGTGGTCCTGCGAGGCGTCGGTCTGCAACGCGTTGAGCTTCATCGTGAAGCCCGAGCGACGCAGCACGCCGACCACGTAGGTGTCGATGTTCAGGGTTTGCGTCGTCGCGTCGAACTCATTGCGGCTGAGTTCCGGTGGCGTGACGTCGCCCATCTCGGCGATGTTCGTGAAGACCGTCGGGGTCGCGACCGGAGCCCGAGCAACGACTGTTCCGTGTGCACTGATTGCCATCTGTCACTCTCCTGTATAAGAGATGTCTCTGTCGCTGCTCCTGCTTCTAGCTTGGATTCTTCTCTGCTTCGATGTTGAAAACAATCACTGGACGCGCATTTGCATCGAGTCCGATGCCCGTCGGCTCTTGTCGCACAACGATACGTTGGTAAAACGTACCGCTGAGGGTCGTGTTGAATATACCGTCCAGCGCGTCGTATGCTGCCTTTAGCATCGTTCGTGCGACATTGTAACCGGTGCCATCATCGCGTCTAGCTCGCACGGCAACTTGCGCCGTCGGTCGCTGCGTATTGACGCTCGTCTTATTCTGCACACGAGTCGGCGCCGTACCTCCCGTTTCGATAAGCGTCAGATATGGCCCATTGCCCGGTGGAATAACGGCTTTAGACCCGAGGAAGATATTGGCACCAATCGTACCGACGCCTTGGGCGACCAATCGTGCTGCGATCTCGTCGAGGAAAGGCATCAGCGTTGGCACTCCCAGCACCGGAGTTCATCGGCCGCGACGCTCTGCCAGAGGCGATGAAAACGTAGGCCGCACGCCGAGCAAATGACCCAGATCCACATCACTCTCGCTCCTTGTTTAGGTCGATGCGCGCCGCGATGCGCGCGGCCATGTGCGGGGCCGACTCGTTCAACGTGCTTTCGAGGAACTTCGCCTGGCCGCCGCCGAACGGCGGACTGGAGTGGTTCGCTTCAAGGTTCTCGTGCACGAAGATCGCGTACGGCGCCGCCGCTCCGCCGAACGACAGCGTGACCGAGATGCGCTTGCCCTCGCGCACCGGGCGAGCGACCTGACCACTAGACCGCAGCTTGCCGGTATCCACTGGGCAGCGGCGCTTCGCCTCGGTCATCTCGATCTGCGCCTCTTGGTAAATCGCAGCGCCGACGCGATCGGGG
The DNA window shown above is from Gemmatimonadota bacterium and carries:
- a CDS encoding phage tail tube protein, translated to MAISAHGTVVARAPVATPTVFTNIAEMGDVTPPELSRNEFDATTQTLNIDTYVVGVLRRSGFTMKLNALQTDASQDHLTGLLKAMITEPPPVDGYRITFPDGIVWVMSGQVSHFKNMSPVDGLMSVEVTIRPTGKMVIGGIVVG
- a CDS encoding minor capsid protein; translated protein: MPTLMPFLDEIAARLVAQGVGTIGANIFLGSKAVIPPGNGPYLTLIETGGTAPTRVQNKTSVNTQRPTAQVAVRARRDDGTGYNVARTMLKAAYDALDGIFNTTLSGTFYQRIVVRQEPTGIGLDANARPVIVFNIEAEKNPS
- a CDS encoding DUF4035 domain-containing protein, producing the protein MTARQFRDWMHFAEIEPFTFDRELRADFRSAQIVQVIANVNRGPKQKAYTLQDFLLKFDDAKPERKKTWQEMQKVAYMIAAAYNADGVTS
- a CDS encoding HK97 gp10 family phage protein, with the translated sequence MVATLKRIGDKFPDRVGAAIYQEAQIEMTEAKRRCPVDTGKLRSSGQVARPVREGKRISVTLSFGGAAAPYAIFVHENLEANHSSPPFGGGQAKFLESTLNESAPHMAARIAARIDLNKERE